Part of the Flavobacterium okayamense genome, ATCTATTTTGTAATTTTCTCATTTTGAATATTTATTTAAACAAAAATACAATTATTTATAACACTAATATTTCTTCCAATTATTTAGAATAAATATAAATTACATTTTAAGATAAAATTAAGGTTTTGATAATAGTTCTAATATCGTATTTTTGTCGGAGTTTAAATCAAAGTGTTTTAGTTTTTATGTTTGAATTAATAGCTAAAACCATACCAAAAAGACACGTTAACCATAAATTAATATGAAAAAGGTGGGTAACCATAAATCGTTTTTAAAGATTTTCTTCAGTTTAGCGCTTTCGCTATCTTTTTCTTTATCAATTTTCGCTCAAGATCCTGCTAAAGGCAAAGAGTTGTTCAATGCTAATTGTGCGGCATGTCACAAGTTAGATAAAAAAATGACTGGTCCTGCACTACGTGGTGTTGCAGATAAGTATGATAAAGAATGGTTGTATAAGTGGATTAAAAACAGTGGAGAGTTAGTTAAGTCTGGCGACGCTCAGGCGGTTAAGATTTTTGAGGAATATGCTGGAGTTGCAATGACTGCTTTCCCTCAATTGTCTAATGAAGATATCGATAATATCTTAGCTTATACTTCAGAGCCAGCTCCTTCTAAACCTGATGAGGTTGTAATAGGTGCTCCTCCGGTAAATGAAGATCCAGGCTTGTCAAATAATGTTATTTTAGGAGCTTTGTCATTGGTTTTAGTGATGTTGATTGTTATGTTGTTCTTGGTGAACAATGTATTAACTAAAATTGCTAAAGCTAACGGATTAGAAGTTGAAGCGAAAGAAAAATCATTACCAATCTGGAAAGCGTTTGCTAAAAATCAATTCTTAGTATTGGTTTCTGTAATCATGTTCTTGTTGTTTGCTGCTTACTTTGCTTATGGTTATTTAATGCAAGTAGGTGTGGATCAGGGGTATGAGCCAGTTCAGCCAATTCATTATTCTCACAGAATTCACGCAGGAGATAATGGTATTGATTGTAAATATTGTCACTCTGCTGCAAGAGTAAGTAAGCATTCGAATATCCCTTCATTAAATGTTTGTATGAATTGTCATAAAAATATTTCTGAAGTTGCTGAGTCTACTTTAAAAGAAGGTCAAGAATATGGTGTTGATTATAATGCAGAGATTCAAAAATTATATACAGCTGTAGGTTGGGATGCGACTAAACAAGCATATACTGGTAAAACTGAACCTGTAAAATGGGTTAGAATTCACAACTTACCTGATTTTGTGTATTTTAATCACTCACAACACGTTACTGTTGCTGGTGTAGAATGTCAAAAATGTCACGGACCAGTTGAAGAGATGGAAATCATGAAACAGTTCTCACCTCTTACAATGGGATGGTGTATTGACTGTCACAGAGAAACTAATGTAAAAGTACAAGATAACGAGTACTATAAAAAAATTCACGAAGAACTTTCTAAGAAATATGGTGTAGATCAGTTAACTGCTGCACAAATGGGAGGTTTAGAATGTGGTAAGTGCCACTATTAATAAAATAATTTTAGAAGCTAATATCAAGATACAATATGGCATCAAACAAAAAATACTGGAAAAGTGTTGAGGAGCTAAACGAAA contains:
- a CDS encoding c-type cytochrome, producing the protein MKKVGNHKSFLKIFFSLALSLSFSLSIFAQDPAKGKELFNANCAACHKLDKKMTGPALRGVADKYDKEWLYKWIKNSGELVKSGDAQAVKIFEEYAGVAMTAFPQLSNEDIDNILAYTSEPAPSKPDEVVIGAPPVNEDPGLSNNVILGALSLVLVMLIVMLFLVNNVLTKIAKANGLEVEAKEKSLPIWKAFAKNQFLVLVSVIMFLLFAAYFAYGYLMQVGVDQGYEPVQPIHYSHRIHAGDNGIDCKYCHSAARVSKHSNIPSLNVCMNCHKNISEVAESTLKEGQEYGVDYNAEIQKLYTAVGWDATKQAYTGKTEPVKWVRIHNLPDFVYFNHSQHVTVAGVECQKCHGPVEEMEIMKQFSPLTMGWCIDCHRETNVKVQDNEYYKKIHEELSKKYGVDQLTAAQMGGLECGKCHY